The Mobula birostris isolate sMobBir1 chromosome 19, sMobBir1.hap1, whole genome shotgun sequence genomic sequence GTTCTCACCACATAGCAGGTAAATTGACAGCATCTCATATCTGGGATGGCTTGAGGATACTGGATGAAAGGTGAACCAGGAGAATTTCAAAGAATGGAAGACAACACATTTGTGCCATTTATTAATGATTATACTCTCTTTGTTGATATTATGAAGTGTAATAATGCTCTAGGCTTCTCACAATTTTGTGTTGTATCTGATTAATCTTAAATGCAGCCAATTTAGGATTTGGATCCATAATAATAGATACAAAAGATCAGCAATAACTAGTGTCAGGCCAGATTAAGATCTCTCAAATGACTGTTTTTTCAATCTCAGTCATTGTTTGGGAAAGATATCTCTAACAAGACCAAACATTTCCTTAATGACCGTAGCAAGCAAAGTGAATGCAGTTGCTTCACCTGAACACCTTACTTCCTTTAGATTAGCCAGCTGAAAGAGTGCATGGTGATCTGCATGAGATGCATAATGAGAAGGGAGAGCAAAATGGTGGAGGTGGGATGAGGAGGAGAAGGAATATGTTTTATTAAGGATACAAATTAGCCAAAAATATTGCTGTAATGAGATCTATGCAGTCTGTTAAAGATTTAATGCCCAACCATCTTGAACTGCTCTTTATAAAAGAACACCAGCTAGATTCAATTGTAGCCGTACAGGTTTGTGCAATAGGTGAGAAATCAGAAATGAGAAGACATGCACTAAGGAAAATATTGAAAATACTTTACTAGAACAACAAGTAAAATGCAAATATTTTGTGGTCTCTCTAATATTTTACAAATTGTAGGAGTAAGTGTATTATTGATGCTTTTGCCCCACTACAAAATACCTCTAAGGGAAATTTGCCAATTTAATATTTGATCAAGTATCATTCATGTTTCCAGAGATTCCAGCAGCTATCAGTTGACGAGGTTTGACGCATCTTTAGAATAGTCAGCTGTACCACCTACAATTCACATCCGATGCCAGGTTCAGTCAGGAAGATGGGAGAGATAGGTGAAGGTAACCGGATAGACAACGACCTTTAGCATGGTAAATGGGCATGTAAGAATATGTTGCAATGTTATGTGGAAAAACGGAGGAGAATGGGACTGAATGGACTATTCTAGAAGCCAGCATAGCCCCCATTGGGCTGCATGGCCCTTTCGGTACAAACTCATGTTTCAAATAAAAAAGTGGaagcaaacaaaataataatgatTGTAGATCTGAGTTTGAAATTAGGTACCAATTATTAACTCACACAGAGTATTGAGTGCATATTTAAATTGTTTACAAGTGCTCTACTTCTCAGTACAAACATTCTTATGGTAAAAAAACATCTAAATAGATCGAGTATTTCCCCACACCATACAGTTAATATCAACTTACATGTGCAGTGATAAGTTTTCGTGATCTTTGTGGATCAGGAAATTCTTCTCCAAAACAAAATACAATTTGGTATCTTGGCATGAATGTACGCCCATGATTTGCACAGCTTTGCAGCTCTGGAGGCAACAAAACAAGTCTGTTACAATTAATCTACTTTAAACAACTTAGTTCAAACATGATAAAGAAATGGCTAGCTGTTCAAATATCTACTTTCTCCATCTGAGTATAATTAAGAATAATATCAGTAATTCATCTCATCAGTAATCTTCAGATGGAATATTCTAACTGTAAATTGAACACTTACAGATTTGAGCTTAAATAGTCAAAAAGATTAGATGATCACATATTGTGGCATCCATTTACTAAACTTTTTCTATTCACATTCATATTCACATTAATGATCGAAAAGAGTATATTATTAGAAAATGTACATATGCTTAGGATATATAATAGAAATATATTTATAGATAAGAAACAAAAATAAGTACCTATTAGAAATTGTTGTGTGTCAAATAGTTTTGTAATTTGGTCTCTCTCCAGCTTGTTGGGCCTGTCACTGTATGGTGCCAACGGTCCTTCCCAGTAGATTCTGCTCTGACACAATCGTTTGGCATAGAGACCATCAGGTGCCATCCACAGTAAGACTCCCTTCTCCAAATGACTGAGAAGCTTGTCAATACCTTTGCGCTGTGCATTGCTGTCTGGATAAGGAAACAGCACCTGATCTATGTTGCTGGCTGCAAATGGCTTATCATCATGGACATGGGCTATTCTACAACCTTCAGGGCTTGTAGTTGTCACATCTCTCACCAGGATAtctcgataaaacaaacaaatgtgTAGCCGACAGTCTGTAAAAGCAAATCAAATTGTCGTTTTCAGTATATCAGCAAGCTGAAAGTCATTGACATAATTTTCAGTAAATAAAGAAAACATGGAATTGTAAGATGTTTGGGCTATTCCATTGTCAGGTCCAAATATTCTTTCGACACAAACTGACAGAATCAATCAGTTAAGATAAATATGAAGCTTCTGCAGGGTCAAGTGATGGCAAGTAGATTTTCTAACTTCACAAGGTAGAACTCACAGTCTGAAATTGAGAAGATCTTGGtaacatttaataccatcatagCCACGCTTCGGCATGGGCAGATTAGGGCTACATTTGTAATTCAAGGAGTCCAAATTTGGACTTCCAGTTCTGTAGTTACATTTGGCAGGTTCTCTCATCACTTGTCTTCCTCATGGTCATCTTgtattgtttttttctctttctcttaaGTTTTCTTTCTTCCCTTTTTCTTATTTGCCCTCATTCTTAAGTGGGCTGTTTACTCACAACACTTGATTTTAATAACATCTTGATGCTTTCATTCAATTTTCAATTTCTTGTCTTCATTCATGAATTAAATTATTCTTCCCTTCTTCTTTtatcttctattttttttcttcaaGCCAATCATACGGCCAAGGTTGGGGAAGGGAGGGATGGTCAGGGGAATGGAGTTGGCTGAAATGCAGTCTTAGAAATACCAGGCAGGATCAGGGGTCACAGTTGTCCAATTTAGAAATCCTTCATCCCTTTTTCTGCACCCAACTGAAGAGTCTGCCATCCACTGTATGGTTGGACGCATGGCTAGATTTAACAGTGGATACAAGGTCAGTGGCTATATTCTTATTTGTCTGACTTTGCTGATCCATATTAACAAAGGCCAAAATCAAATGCAATTAACTACTTGTGAAGCAATAGAAAGAATCATTGTACCAATGCAGCAAGAAAAACAACTAGGAAGCTAGTCAGATTAATAATGAGAAGTGTTCTGTTGTTGTATGGGGTTAAGCAGACTATATCTGGTTAACAAACTTAAAATTGAATAAGATGAATACCAAAGGAATATCTGCTGCTGATGAAAAAGCCACCCACCACATTCTACATTTCACAATAAATAACCCAATCCCACTTAAATAACACAAATGTGTTACTTGTGTTATGCAATGTCATGCTGAACAATCTGGAAATATATTATCTTAAAATTTGGAGTTAATCCATAAATTTGTTCCCTAACATGACATTGCAATTAGAGAAGTCCTAAATaaagctgagactttataaggcattggtcagaccaaatTTGAAGAATTGTGAGCTGTTCCAGACCCAAATATCTCATAAAGGATGagctagcattggaaagggtctcgaggggatttatgagaatgatcctgggaatgaaagggttaacatgcgagaactatttgatggctctggttctttactcactggagtttagaagaatgaaaggttcccattaaaaccttttgaacatggaaaggcctggatagaatggacatggagaggatgtggccAATAGTGGAGgattttaggaccagagggcacagcctcagaatagaagaatggccctttagaacagagaagaggaggaatttctttagtcagagggtgaatctgtggaatttattgccacagacagctgtggagaccaagccatTGAATATATTTCAGGTTGAGGATTACAgtataggtttttgattggtaagagcataaaggttacagagagaaggcaggagaatgggtttgaaagggaaaataaatcagccgtagTCAATtgacagagcagacctgatgggccaaatggcctgcttttgCTCCCATGTTTTATTCTGTTATGGTCCACCAAAATATGTGACTGcctttaaaaaggcagaaaaacGTTCCAATGTGCTTTATAGAATTGTTATCAAACAAAATTGAAACAGGAGCATAAACACAAATACAATAGGTTCAAAGAAATGCTCTAAAGAGGAGAAAAAGAGTTAGAGAAGTGAAGAGGTTTAAAGAATAAATTGAAAGATTAAGAGCATGCTCTTTGAAGGAATAGACACTAATTATGGACCAAGTGGCTAAAAATGCAGGACAGCAAACCTTGGAGGTTTGACAGATTGGAGAAAATATCAGGCATGCCAGTGGGagactgggaacagatgtggaagATAAAGTTGAATTTTTAAGACTGTGTCACAGCCACTTTGAAACCCAGTGTGACACAATGTACGTTGGGATGCAAGCTAAATATATTTGGTATACCTGGGCAGCAGAGCTTTGAATGAATTATGGACAGTGGAAATTAGAAAGTAACCAGTAAAGTATTGAACAAGAGCCAAATAATTGACAAGGCACAGTTAGGTACTTTTGTGTTGTTCATAGATCTGTTCTGATACATTGCAAATGCTAGAGCTGTAGACTTACCTGAAAGGGCCAGTGCTTCACCAGACCTCATACTAGCTTCAATGGGGATACCAGGTGCTTGTGATTCAGCAGGAGCGCAAGCATAAAATGACCCTGTTACCTGATAACCTGTAAAGAGAATAAAACTGAAATGACATGCTAGTTTAAAACTAATATTAGAAATTAACTGTATAATATGATCAGCcttaataatctattcaaaaaTGTCATACTCATGTTAACTAATATATTTCACCAATTTATTATACATTGACATTAGCACTTGCATGTAACTTAGACtgcagatcataaacacaagtgattctgcagatgctggaaatccaggaacacacacaaaatgatagaggaactcagcagatcgagcagcatctatggagaagaataaacagttgccatttcaggctgagacccttcatcaggattgtgtCACCAAGTGCCGATGAGGCCCGAAATTCTAACTGtttaatcctctccatagatgctacctgacctgctgagttcctccagcattttgtgtgttaacaGACTACAATCTGTTTTGAAATGGCATTGATTTGTTAGCAATACAATTCAATTGACatgattattatttattttttcacttTAATTCACTAAATACTTTAACAAAATCCTTCTGAAAATGACCATTATATAATTTTACATATGTGGCAAAGTGCTTTTAAGTAATTTGGTCCAAATTTGACCATGTTGAGATCTGTGAATAACTTACTAAGGCTATTTATGGATCATGTCCAAACCTGTGCCTTAGTTCCtctttcctttgaactttctcgTATTATTATGACTGGAATATTGCATGCAGGCAGAGTGGTAGTACTTTATACAGAATATAATTTTGAGGCAATGTTTGAAGCTAAAGTGCATCAGCATGAATTTTCCTCTGTAGTTTCGAATGAATGGTAtagctctcaggatgaagctaaACTATCTTCTGCATTTAGGATTAACAACCAAGTTACTCTATTATGAAAAAAATACagtttttttccctgtaaatagCTAATATAGTTAATGCCTCATGAACTTTCACTACACAGGctcatgtttttatttatttagagatatagcacagtaacaggtctttCCAGCCCACAAGCCCATACCGCCCAATTACAACCATAAGACcacttaacctactaacccatacatctttggaatttgggaggaaacaggagcagcgGGAAGAAAtgtatgtggtcacagggagaatgtgcaaactccttagagactgcggtgggaattgaattcAGGTTGTTGCCATcataatagtgttacgctaaaccactacactactgtggcacccaaaTCTTATTACCCTAATGGGAAGCCTTACCATTTTCACATCCAGGGCCTTGCCAATGATGATTTCGTGGAGCAAATGGCACTGGCGAACATGGATAGGAGAGTTCTGGGTGTGGCTGTTCATATTCTCTCCAGCTGCGTTCATGTGGTACAATGTAGTTTGGTAACTAAAAGACAAAATACTAATTATTTTTCAACTTAATTGCCTAAAGAGTTGTGTTATTCATTGCTAGCTGAAATGCATCAACTCTAGGGTCTCACTTACCTGAGGTGGTAGAGATGAGTATGGAGGGTAAGAATGATGGTTGACTAGTATCTGTTGATCTTCCATGCTTACTTGTTTTGATCCTCCTTAGAGTAAACGGAAAAGATGATACTGTGAGTACAGTATTATGAATGCGTACAGATATAAAGAATAATTTAATTCCTCCTGATGACGGAAGCCTCTATATCAAAAGATATTATGATTCAAAACCTGTTCAATTTTTTTACCCTCCCCATTCTAGACTaatcaagaagggaaaatgtttCAAATGAAGTCGTCACATAGTCTGATTATGTACCTTTTTTGGCCCCCTCTGGTATAATTTTGTACACTTTGTATGGATCTGAAATATCAAGTTGACTGCGATCAACCAACTCGTCAAAGTCATTGCTCTTGTTTAAAGCGCATCGTAGTCTAGTCTTCCATGTTGGTGGATCTGGTTTGTCAATTCCTTCACGGAACTTTCCTTTGAAAAGTGCCCAAGCCTAGGGGAAAAAGTATTATAGTTCAGCAAAACAATTGTTACTCCATATTGCAAAATTACTGTGTAATATGTTGGGATTTGAGATGTATATCTTGAATAATGAACATTAAACATTATACATCTTGCATGCATTCCAACCTTCAAGACTGAAATTACCTTAGAGTAGCCAAAATTATCAAGACTATGAATATCTTAAGTATTTAAAAACTGTATAATGTAAATTTTCATCAAAAATTGTTCCTTTCACTGTCCTACTTCCTCCTTCATCCTCCCAGGAAATAGATAAATTTAAGCTCTACCAATCATTATCTGCTTTCAGGTTAAGTCCTTGATTATAATTTTATGTCCTCATGTGAGATTAAAAAGGATTTACTTAttccagaggggaaaaagctactAATGTTCTTTGAAAACAAGCCTGAGATCACCACCCTAATAACATAATAGTGCAACCAGAACAATTAAGGGAATGTACATATTTGAATTCACTATGACTTGTCATTTAGCATTGGACAATTTATTAGCATACTTGAGCAAATTCGTGGTGAAGCATAACCATTTCACTGAAAAGAAACCTTTTCCAATAATACATCTGAGTTACTTACAGTAGATAATAGCATTCTATTTATAGACACCATGCATGTATGAATGCACATGCTCTGCAATAATGCTTTTAGGTGGTGTACGTTTCTGGAAGTTAAACTTGTTTTTCCTGTCACCCCGTTTGCAAGAAACGAGCAGTAAACTGTACCAGTAACTCATATCTCGCATGGGGATATGCAGTGAGTCACATCAGCGACATTTTTTTATTGACTGGTTAGCGCCTTGAGAAATTAAAACAATTTCTTGGCAATACATGATTCAATTTccctgaaacaacagaaccaACCCTATCGGAGTCGCTGACCAATTTTGCTAAGCTTAGACCACAATTATTCATACACACCTACACAGAAAAAGTGTTTTCCTGAAATGCAGGCAAGTGCCATGCAAGACACATGTAATAGAAAGCAGCTATGTTACTCCCACCAGTGCGGGCGGCGCTCGCTTGGGGGAGACTGTCCCACAGCCCAACATCTTCATCACCTCCTACTGCGATGCAGCAGGCTATAGTACTCCATGCAACTGCCTAACAGTTCCACACATTAAGTGCCTGAGAAACTCATCCCCAGTCCTATTGAGTTTGTTATATGCAATGTCACATGACAGGAGCATTTTTTTAATACCATCGGGAATAGAAGGAACTGTACGGAGTCTGGGGGCGGCAGTGGAAACACCTCAGCTCTCGGTTGCTGGGAATTGGCAGTGGGCTGTCACGGCCGCattgaaaaaaaattaagaaaaaaaaagctcAGAAGTTAAATAAAACAAGGCGATACAGAAACTAAATGAAACAAAAGAGGAAATTAAGACCTTCCCCCATGAGAGCGAATCACTTGTCAGAAGTACAGCAATCGAAGAAACACGCGATATACCAAGTGAGGTGAGAGAAAGTCTTTCTACC encodes the following:
- the LOC140212517 gene encoding interferon regulatory factor 4-like; the protein is MNMDSECNMAPVTSGNGKLRQWLIDQIDSGKYPGLVWENEDKTIFRIPWKHAGKQDYNRDEDAALFKAWALFKGKFREGIDKPDPPTWKTRLRCALNKSNDFDELVDRSQLDISDPYKVYKIIPEGAKKGGSKQVSMEDQQILVNHHSYPPYSSLPPQLPNYIVPHERSWREYEQPHPELSYPCSPVPFAPRNHHWQGPGCENGYQVTGSFYACAPAESQAPGIPIEASMRSGEALALSDCRLHICLFYRDILVRDVTTTSPEGCRIAHVHDDKPFAASNIDQVLFPYPDSNAQRKGIDKLLSHLEKGVLLWMAPDGLYAKRLCQSRIYWEGPLAPYSDRPNKLERDQITKLFDTQQFLIELQSCANHGRTFMPRYQIVFCFGEEFPDPQRSRKLITAHIEPVFARQLYYFTQQNSGHLLRGYEMPDHVNSAEDYHRSIRHSMQD